Proteins encoded in a region of the Benincasa hispida cultivar B227 chromosome 2, ASM972705v1, whole genome shotgun sequence genome:
- the LOC120070849 gene encoding phospholipase A2-alpha — MPQFLLLLLLFIAFLPSRALNIGVQALDASITMSKDCSRKCESEFCSVPPLLRYGKYCGLLYSGCPGERPCDGLDACCMKHDACVVAKNDDYLSQECSQSFINCMENFKRSKSAPFKGNKCEVDEVIDVISFVMEAALIAGRVFHKP; from the exons atgcctcaatttcttcttcttcttcttctcttcattgCTTTTCTTCCTTCTCGTGCCCTCAACATTGGCGTCCAAGCTCTCGATGCCTCCATAACTATG AGTAAAGATTGCAGTAGAAAATGCGAATCGGAGTTCTGCTCAG TGCCTCCACTTTTGAGATATGGGAAATATTGTGGGCTGTTGTACAGTGGGTGCCCTGGTGAACGCCCTTGTGATGGCTTGGATGCTTGTTGTATGAAGCATGATGCTTGTGTTGTTGCCAAGAATG ATGACTATCTAAGCCAAGAGTGTAGCCAAAGCTTCATAAATTGCATGGAGAACTTCAAGAGATCAAAGTCAGCTCCTTTCAAAGGAAACAAATGTGAAGTTGATGAAGTCATTGATGTCATATCCTTTGTTATGGAAGCAGCCCTTATTGCAGGCAGAGTTTTTCACAAGCCCTAG
- the LOC120071093 gene encoding ABC transporter I family member 17 isoform X1 — translation MIPDTLTPADTSDGIRDQLREHLLVVNEEIENGGVDGHVKIRIRNLTNSILRGISVDIPKGKIVGIIGPSGGGKSTTLRALNRLWEPPADTVFLDGHDIVNLDVLSLRRKVGMLFQIPVLFEGTVADNIRYGPQLMGKMLSDDEVHKLLSLADLDSSFFSKIGSELSVGQAQRVALARTLANAPEVLLLDEPTSALDPISTENIEDVLMKLKTKWGLTIVMVSHSIKQIQRIADIVCLLVNGEIVEILPPNKLSEAKHPMALKFLELSS, via the exons ATGATTCCAGATACTCTTACTCCGGCCGATACCTCCGACGGTATCC GCGATCAGCTTCGAGAGCATCTCCTGGTGGTGAACGAGGAAATTGAAAACGGAGGAGTGGACGGCCATGTGAAGATTCGGATACGTAATTTGACGAATTCGATTCTTAGAGGAATCAGTGTGGATATACCTAAGGGGAAGATCGTCGGAATTATAGGTCCGAGCGGCGGTGGCAAATCCACGACGCTTAGGGCTCTTAATCGGCTGTGGGAGCCGCCAGCGGACACTGTGTTTTTGGACGGCCACGATATCGTCAATCTCGACGTTCTTAGTCTTCGCAGGAAAGTCGGGATGCTCTTCCAAATTCCTGTTCTCTTTGAAG GTACTGTTGCTGATAATATAAGATATGGACCACAGTTAATGGGAAAGATGCTGAGTGATGATGAAGTTCATAAGTTACTCAGTTTAGCAGATCTCGACTCGTCGTTCTTTAGCAAGATTGGTTCTGAACTATCCGTCGGGCAAGCTCAACGAGTCGCACTTGCTCGAACCTTAGCAAATGCACCTGAG GTGTTGTTGCTAGATGAACCAACAAGCGCATTGGATCCTATCTCGACTGAGAACATCGAGGACGTGTTGATGAAGCTGAAGACAAAATGGGGATTAACAATCGTAATGGTTTCACATAGCATCAAACAAATCCAAAGAATTGCAGACATAGTCTGCCTGCTCGTAAATGGCGAGATTGTTGAAATCCTACCGCCGAACAAACTCTCGGAAGCCAAGCACCCGATGGCCCTCAAGTTTCTTGAACTCAGCTCTTGA
- the LOC120071093 gene encoding ABC transporter I family member 17 isoform X2, producing the protein MIPDTLTPADTSDGIRDQLREHLLVVNEEIENGGVDGHVKIRIRNLTNSILRGISVDIPKGKIVGIIGPSGGGKSTTLRALNRLWEPPADTVFLDGHDIVNLDVLSLRRKVGMLFQIPVLFEGTVADNIRYGPQLMGKMLSDDEVHKLLSLADLDSSFFSKIGSELSVGQAQRVALARTLANAPEEVHLEREQLLEQILTKLDHSSHCSFLFMLAITIPYEMLVLLDLSKRKNFKKT; encoded by the exons ATGATTCCAGATACTCTTACTCCGGCCGATACCTCCGACGGTATCC GCGATCAGCTTCGAGAGCATCTCCTGGTGGTGAACGAGGAAATTGAAAACGGAGGAGTGGACGGCCATGTGAAGATTCGGATACGTAATTTGACGAATTCGATTCTTAGAGGAATCAGTGTGGATATACCTAAGGGGAAGATCGTCGGAATTATAGGTCCGAGCGGCGGTGGCAAATCCACGACGCTTAGGGCTCTTAATCGGCTGTGGGAGCCGCCAGCGGACACTGTGTTTTTGGACGGCCACGATATCGTCAATCTCGACGTTCTTAGTCTTCGCAGGAAAGTCGGGATGCTCTTCCAAATTCCTGTTCTCTTTGAAG GTACTGTTGCTGATAATATAAGATATGGACCACAGTTAATGGGAAAGATGCTGAGTGATGATGAAGTTCATAAGTTACTCAGTTTAGCAGATCTCGACTCGTCGTTCTTTAGCAAGATTGGTTCTGAACTATCCGTCGGGCAAGCTCAACGAGTCGCACTTGCTCGAACCTTAGCAAATGCACCTGAG GAAGTCCATCTGGAGCGGGAGCAACTTCTAGAGCAAATTCTGACTAAACTTGATCACTCAAGTCATTGCTCATTCCTATTCATGCTTGCTATAACAATTCCTTACGAGATGCTAGTGCTACTAGACCTTTCTAAGagaaaaaactttaaaaagacatga
- the LOC120071092 gene encoding RING-H2 finger protein ATL43 produces MGALPNSFSLFSLIFLFTAVSPAAATAGGPPLNLILPHPFLYRFKSLKETLFVASPSPPPPPSFPSAPPPEEKPVYSPFRPSMAVVVGVLTTTFSITFLLLLYAKHCKRGNAVVIGYSMRPNTMMGVPSFSTRKNSGIDQAVIESLPIFRFGSLSGQKEGLECAVCLNRFEPAEVLRLLPKCKHAFHVECVDTWLDAHSTCPLCRYRVDPEDVLLVEDVNIFLHNPPPLPPRESNSKDVVLNLEQGRRSSKAGSGRVSGRHSSVGEKRTGESSYRDPALLRRSLDSKRTETVAVGCFDRHRKDGLLLPEEKTNQNQNQNRLEHRIIVSPRVPVMVQGQQTWSDVQASDLLYLRSEMIISDSRRFSVASLPPELKRQRRMGMMGKHAGKGAGMMMMADV; encoded by the coding sequence ATGGGCGCCCTTCCCAATTCCTTCTCCCTCTTCTCTCTGATTTTCCTCTTCACTGCCGTCTCTCCGGCAGCTGCCACCGCCGGCGGCCCACCTCTAAACCTTATCCTACCCCACCCTTTTCTGTATCGCTTCAAGTCCTTAAAGGAAACTCTTTTTGTTGCTTCTCCTTCTCCGCCGCCACCGCCGTCCTTTCCCTCTGCTCCTCCTCCCGAGGAGAAGCCGGTCTATTCTCCATTCCGGCCGAGCATGGCGGTGGTGGTGGGTGTTCTGACCACCACTTTCTCCATCACCTTCCTTCTCCTTTTATATGCCAAGCACTGCAAGCGTGGGAATGCGGTGGTGATCGGTTACTCGATGCGTCCCAATACGATGATGGGTGTTCCGAGCTTCTCTACCAGGAAAAACTCCGGCATCGACCAGGCCGTGATCGAATCGTTGCCGATTTTCCGATTTGGATCGTTGAGTGGACAGAAGGAAGGCTTGGAATGCGCCGTTTGTCTGAACAGATTCGAGCCGGCGGAGGTTCTGAGACTTCTCCCGAAATGCAAACACGCCTTCCATGTCGAATGCGTCGATACTTGGCTCGACGCTCACTCAACTTGCCCTCTCTGTCGCTACAGAGTCGACCCAGAGGACGTCTTATTAGTCGAAGACGTCAATATATTTCTCCACAACCCACCACCTCTGCCGCCGCGGGAATCGAATTCCAAGGATGTAGTGTTGAACTTAGAACAGGGGAGAAGAAGCAGCAAGGCTGGATCCGGTAGAGTCTCCGGCAGACACTCGTCAGTCGGCGAGAAGAGAACAGGGGAGTCCAGTTACCGTGATCCAGCATTGTTGAGACGGTCACTCGACAGCAAGAGAACCGAAACGGTAGCTGTCGGATGCTTCGATCGGCACCGGAAGGACGGGCTACTATTGCCGGAggagaaaacaaatcaaaatcagaatcagaatagATTGGAGCACAGGATCATAGTGTCGCCGAGGGTGCCGGTGATGGTACAGGGGCAACAGACATGGAGCGATGTACAAGCTTCGGATCTGTTGTATCTACGGTCAGAAATGATAATATCTGACAGCCGTAGATTTTCGGTAGCTTCATTACCACCGGAATTAAAGAGACAGCGACGGATGGGGATGATGGGGAAGCATGCCGGAAAAGGGGCCGGGATGATGATGATGGCAGATGTGTAA